In Magnolia sinica isolate HGM2019 chromosome 12, MsV1, whole genome shotgun sequence, a single genomic region encodes these proteins:
- the LOC131220722 gene encoding glutathione S-transferase 3-like, producing MAESVVLLDFLISCFGLRVRIALAEKGVEYEYNEQDLSSKSPLLLQSNPIHKKIPVLIHNGRPICESLIIVEYIDEVWTDRSPLLPKDPYQRANARFWADYIDKKIYPSASGILKNINKGEAQEASKKELMECLKLLEGQLKEKPFFGGDTFGFVDIALITFSGWFHIYKTYGYLNVEEECPKLMAWVKRCMEKESVSKTLPDTTKLCDHVESMKKKLESQ from the exons ATGGCTGAGAGTGTCGTTCTCTTGGACTTCTTGATCAGTTGTTTTGGGCTGAGGGTCCGAATCGCATTAGCTGAGAAGGGCGTGGAATACGAATACAACGAACAGGATCTTTCCAGCAAGAGCCCTCTCCTCCTTCAATCTAATCCCATCCACAAGAAGATCCCTGTCCTCATCCACAACGGAAGGCCCATCTGTGAATCCCTTATCATCGTCGAATACATTGATGAGGTATGGACGGACAGATCACCGTTGTTGCCCAAAGATCCTTACCAACGGGCCAACGCCAGGTTTTGGGCTGACTACATAGACAAGAAG aTATATCCAAGTGCGTCAGGAATACTTAAGAATATTAATAAAGGCGAAGCTCAAGAAGCATCAAAGAAGGAATTGATGGAGTGCTTAAAATTGCTGGAAGGCCAGCTCAAAGAGAAGCCATTCTTCGGGGGTGATACCTTTGGATTTGTGGATATTGCCCTCATTACCTTTTCGGGTTGGTTTCACATCTACAAGACTTATGGGTATTTAAATGTGGAGGAGGAATGCCCAAAGCTGATGGCGTGGGTGAAGAGGTGCATGGAGAAGGAGAGTGTGTCGAAGACTCTTCCGGACACAACCAAGCTCTGTGACCATGTAGAGTCCATGAAGAAGAAATTAGAGAGTCAGTAG